In one Gossypium hirsutum isolate 1008001.06 chromosome D09, Gossypium_hirsutum_v2.1, whole genome shotgun sequence genomic region, the following are encoded:
- the LOC121221115 gene encoding binding partner of ACD11 1 has translation MYPGGYTAEITSLSPKATEKDLCDFFAYCGAIVHIEIIRCGEYACTAYVTFKDAYSLETAVLLSGATIGDQSVCISKWGSYGDDSYPWDSSTWKTEEDTSSSVTHMHQFVSSPGEAVTVVKTMLAKGYVLGKDALIKAKDLDESYRVSATAAAKVAELSNRIGLTDKINTSMETVKSVDEKYHVSDITKSVASVTGTAVVTAASFTGRTAVAATNAVVNSSYFAKGALWVSGMLNRAAQAAADLGKHGNKQTHT, from the exons ATGTACCCTGGAGGTTACACGGCTGAAATTACGAGCTTATCTCCAAAAGCTACCGAGAAGGATCTTTGTGACTTTTTCGCATACTGTGGTGCAATTGTGCATATTGAAATTATCAG ATGTGGCGAATATGCATGTACAGCTTATGTGACATTTAAAGATGCCTATTCGCTCGAAACTGCTGTCTTACTCAGT GGAGCTACAATTGGTGATCAATCCGTATGCATATCAAAGTGGGGTTCGTATGGTGATGATTCATATCCTTGGGATAGTTCTACATGGAAGACTGAAGAGGATACTAGCTCATCG GTTACTCATATGCACCAATTTGTTTCTAGTCCTGGAGAAGCGGTGACTGTTGTCAAAACAATGCTAGCCAAGGGATATGTTTTAGGCAAAGATGCTCTTATCAAGGCCAAAGACTTAGACGAGTCCTATCGGGTCTCGGCTACTGCAGCAGCCAAAGTTGCTGAGCTTAGCAATAGAATCGGCCTCACCGATAAGATTAACACTAGCATGGAAACTGTAAAATCAGTGGATGAGAAGTATCATGTTTCGGATATCACCAAGTCAGTTGCATCAGTTACCGGGACTGCAGTGGTAACAGCTGCAAGTTTTACAGGGAGAACCGCTGTAGCAGCTACCAACGCCGTAGTCAATAGCAGCTATTTTGCCAAGGGAGCACTTTGGGTTTCTGGCATGTTGAACCGTGCAGCTCAAGCGGCCGCTGATCTGGGTAAACATGGAAACAAACAAACACACACCTAG
- the LOC107888620 gene encoding uncharacterized protein At3g28850, translating to MGCASSRQKRCWHCRAPYSPVPRSYTMHVHHPAQHRGDSYHVVALTSTTLGNLKIESSHQSNGNNTFNVAAFNGNLENNGNVKEKKEQQSKGLSMIEAEVWSKMIEDKIPKVIPKTPIATPPGEPETINTWELMAGLEDLSPRPPSHIRSFSNGTVSQKPLWVQFEEEEEDQKSDSVITDFDPEIISSFRKTLEQLPSANPFHLRLKKDKLVLYFTSLRGVRKTYEDCCHIRLILNTLGVRIDERDVSMHSGFKDELKELMGDQGCGGLPKVFIGKKYIGGADEIRQMHEEGTLMKAIEGCEMMDDDEIGPCEACGDIRFVPCETCSGSCKVYHEDDDENEDGVELEHEDGGEGDYGFQRCPDCNENGLIRCPICCY from the coding sequence aTGGGTTGTGCAAGTTCCAGGCAAAAACGATGCTGGCATTGCCGAGCACCGTATTCACCTGTTCCAAGAAGCTACACAATGCATGTTCATCACCCAGCACAACACAGAGGCGATAGCTACCATGTCGTAGCATTAACATCCACCACATTAGGTAACTTAAAGATAGAATCAAGCCACCAAAGCAATGGCAACAACACCTTCAATGTTGCAGCCTTCAATGGCAATCTCGAAAACAATGGGAATGTGAAGGAAAAGAAGGAACAACAAAGTAAAGGATTGTCCATGATTGAAGCTGAAGTTTGGTCCAAAATGATTGAAGATAAGATCCCAAAAGTTATCCCCAAAACACCTATTGCAACTCCCCCTGGTGAGCCTGAAACAATTAACACATGGGAATTAATGGCTGGCCTTGAAGACCTTAGTCCTCGTCCTCCATCTCATATTAGAAGCTTTTCAAATGGCACAGTGTCTCAAAAGCCATTATGGGTTcaatttgaagaagaagaagaggatcaAAAATCAGATTCAGTAATCACAGATTTCGATCCTGAAATCATTTCTAGCTTTAGGAAAACACTTGAACAACTCCCTTCTGCTAACCCTTTTCATCTCAGGCTTAAAAAAGACAAACTTGTTTTATATTTCACAAGTTTAAGAGGTGTTAGAAAGACATACGAGGATTGTTGTCATATTAGGTTAATCCTTAACACCTTAGGTGTTCGTATCGATGAACGTGATGTTTCAATGCATTCAGGGTTCAAAgatgaattaaaagagttaatgGGGGATCAAGGGTGTGGTGGATTGCCAAAGGTTTTTATTGGGAAAAAGTACATCGGTGGAGCTGATGAAATAAGGCAAATGCATGAAGAAGGTACACTAATGAAAGCCATTGAAGGGTGTGAAATGATGGATGATGATGAGATTGGACCATGTGAAGCTTGCGGTGATATCAGGTTCGTGCCATGTGAGACTTGTTCAGGCAGTTGTAAAGTGTAccatgaagatgatgatgaaaatGAAGATGGTGTGGAATTAGAACATGAAGATGGTGGAGAAGGTGACTATGGATTCCAAAGGTGTCCCGATTGTAACGAAAACGGACTTATCCGATGTCCGATTTGTTGTTACTAA